The Mycolicibacterium boenickei genome has a segment encoding these proteins:
- a CDS encoding virulence factor Mce family protein, whose amino-acid sequence MTMMKRLVAGTVGAATIALSVTGCGNWRGLNSVSLPGTEGGGPGAFDIQVQLPDITNLQPNSRVRVADVTVGTVTKVERQDWHALLTLRLNGEVNLPANATATIGQTSLLGSLHVELAPPAGVAPQGRLHQGSLIPLANSAAYPTTEQTLAAVSMLLNGGGLGQMQDITTALSTALRGREADLRNLINQLETFVAKTNEQTGDIIEATDKLNSLTGKFAAQQPIVDRAVRTIPDALQVLKDQRDHLIAALDQLGKFSALAADSTRQTKESLVREFNNLGPVLESLANAGPNMTRSLSILTTYPFPNETLEKWLRGDYANMTAIVDLTLSRIDAGFFTGTRWEGNLTELEMQWGRTIGQLPSPYTAVNPLVAPYRWDQGR is encoded by the coding sequence ATGACGATGATGAAGCGACTGGTCGCGGGCACGGTTGGCGCGGCAACCATCGCCCTCAGCGTCACCGGCTGCGGCAATTGGCGCGGCTTGAACTCGGTGTCGCTGCCCGGCACCGAAGGCGGCGGGCCGGGCGCCTTCGACATCCAGGTGCAGCTGCCTGACATCACCAATCTGCAGCCGAATTCGCGGGTTCGGGTCGCCGATGTCACCGTAGGCACCGTCACCAAGGTCGAACGTCAAGACTGGCACGCACTATTGACGCTGCGCCTCAACGGCGAAGTGAATCTTCCCGCCAACGCCACCGCCACTATCGGCCAAACCAGCCTGCTGGGCTCGTTGCACGTCGAACTGGCGCCGCCGGCGGGCGTCGCACCGCAGGGAAGGCTGCACCAGGGTTCGTTGATCCCGTTGGCCAACTCGGCTGCCTACCCGACCACCGAGCAGACACTGGCCGCGGTGTCGATGCTTCTCAATGGCGGCGGCCTGGGCCAGATGCAAGACATCACCACGGCGCTGAGCACTGCGCTGCGCGGACGTGAGGCCGATCTGAGAAACCTCATCAACCAGCTCGAGACGTTCGTCGCGAAAACCAACGAGCAGACCGGCGACATCATCGAGGCCACCGACAAACTCAACAGCCTGACAGGCAAATTCGCCGCCCAACAGCCCATCGTCGACAGGGCTGTACGCACCATTCCCGACGCTTTGCAGGTGCTCAAAGACCAGCGCGACCACCTGATCGCAGCACTGGATCAGCTCGGCAAGTTCAGTGCCCTGGCCGCTGACTCGACACGACAAACCAAGGAATCGCTGGTCCGAGAATTCAACAACCTCGGCCCGGTGCTGGAATCGCTGGCCAACGCGGGCCCCAACATGACGCGCTCGCTGTCGATCCTGACCACCTACCCATTCCCGAACGAAACCCTGGAGAAGTGGCTGCGCGGTGACTACGCCAACATGACTGCGATCGTGGACCTCACATTGAGTCGAATCGACGCCGGATTCTTCACCGGCACCCGCTGGGAAGGCAACCTGACCGAGCTCGAAATGCAATGGGGCCGCACCATCGGTCAGCTCCCAAGCCCCTATACCGCGGTCAATCCGCTTGTGGCGCCCTACCGCTGGGATCAGGGGCGTTGA